The DNA region TCAGACGAGATTGATCACGAACATCACCAATGAAATAGCGCAACCCTGGGTATTGCTTAGGTGAAAAAACTTGAGACATTTCAAACTGTTTCAACTCATCCCGGGAATAAATAACTAAACGTTTGATTTCGGGGAATTGTTTAAGGATGGTTGCCACAAATTGTTTGCCAAAAGAGCCTGTACCTCCTGTAATGAGGATAGAACTATTTGTATTGATCTTCATGAATTTCTTCGTTTAAACACTAAAGCTAAGTTTGTATTTACAAGTGAGAAAAATCGCTTTAAGTAAATTCTTTGCTCAGGGAAATATATCCTCTATGTGTAGATCATTAGATATATACAGTAAGAGGATGTCTGAAAAGGGTCTAGTCGTAACTTTTATCGGAATGACCTGAACGAAAAAACAAGTCTTTCAGGCGATCAATCTAGTGGAAATCACACAGTATTTAGCGTACATAAAGACTTTTCAGACATCCTCTAAGATTTTGGTATTGTTGATTTACTTAAACATAATAAATCTGCTTTCTGAGAGCAAGCTCTTAACAAGAAACCAAGATGGATAAGATATGCAAAAGAATCGTAATTAAGTGTTTATTTGTAGATTATTGGATATTGAGCTAATAGGAAGAGAGAAAATTTTTTGTTGAAGTTTTTTCTTCTCTCTCTACCAACTTTGGAATCTGTGCTAAGAAATTTAGCGGACATACCACCAATATGTTCCCATCGGAATTGCTGTTGCTAGTACAAGCAGAACAATTAACCAAATAGTTGAGCTGGTTGTTTTTGTATCTTCTGCTTTTGTAAAGGTGCTTTCGACATTGATTTCCGCAATTTGTGGAGGACCAGGATCTTCCTGTCCTGCAAAGATTGTACCCACTCGTGCTTTAGCATCTAGCAATGCTTGGTTATAGGCACTATTGCGCAGAGGATAACCAACGGTTTGTTCTCCAATGCTTTTAATGATTTCGGAGGAGAAGTCTGTTTTGAGATTTTCTCCGAGGGCGATCGCCACATTATTTGTGAGTACATCGAGGGTGATCACCATTTCATCTGCACCATCAGCCGCATCAGGGAACCACTTTGCAAAAACTTTCTCTGCAAACTCAGACATGGTTTGACCATAATCAAGGCGACGGATAGCAACAAGATGCAAACCTTTACCTGTTGACGCTGCGAGTTCTTCTAGTTCGCGGTTAAGACGACTATCATTTGCACGACTAATCGAATCAGCTTGATCCACTAGCCAGATAGGCTGCTCCGGAGTGGCATAAGGAATATCATAAACACCTGTTGCATGGGCCGGCAGTACCCAGCCGCCAAAAGCTAGCACCATTGATGCCAGCCATAGACCTACCTGTTTCCACTTTTTGGTGGTTTTGGTTTGACTCATCATAATGACTGTTTCTATCTTTCCAAATTATTGCGGAACTTATGATTCTTCAAAAAATATCTGGCGATCGCCTTACTTTCAGACAAAAAAACAGAATGATTGTTTTTCGAAGCAAAAATAAAAATGAATTGTCCCTATTATCTCATCCAGATCGAATCGCCGTGAAAAAGCCCAGCAGAAATCCGCTAGGCTCAGTAAAACAGCAAACTCAATAAAAATAATGATTAACCTAAATAGGCTTATCTAAAGCTCGAATATTTTGACTTAAAAAGAATTAAGCCGCAGATTATCCTAAAACTATGATGACCAAACACCACTAGCGATTTGTACTAGAGGCTCAACAAAAGGTGTGCCGCAGAGGAAGTACGCGAAGAACGCACCACCACAACCGCCGAGTAAGAAACTACTCGCAAACTCACTCCAACCAGAATCTGTTCCGAGATCTTCAGGAGGGTTAGGATTTGTCAAAGTCGCAGCGGGAGTACTAACACCAGCGCTACCGTAAAGGGACAGAGCCACAGTCAAAATAGAAACTAGACCTACTGCCGCTAAAAGACCAGCAATACTTGCGTAGTCGCTGTCCCGTAGAGGACCAAGCACAGCAAAAGGACCATAGACAAAAAAGCCATGGGCCATACCAATCTCCAGACCACGACGTTGCGCCGAGAGACCTTTGCGGTAAGCAGGTAAATTATTTAGAAAAGCTTTAGTAAAAGCAGAAGCATTGACAGGGGTTGCGAGGTTGCCCACTTGGGGGTCGCCACCATGTGTAATAACATCCATTGAACGATTAGATTCCTCTCAAAACAAACAAACTCAGAAGAGCTTTCGTATCTCATATAAATGAATACTTGTAAGGGATTATAAGAGATATTGCGAGGATTACAGGCGTTCTTAGTAAATGGCAACATTAGTTGTATTTAAAGGGTTTTTGCTTATCTTTTGTAAAGAATCGTAATGTCCTTCTGATCTCGAAGCGCCCTAAAGTACCATTCAAAAGTATCTTGATATCCACTTATTTAAATAAGGTAATTTTGATATGACTGGAACATATGCAGCCTCTTTTCTTCCCGCTATGATGGTTCCCATGATGGCTGTTCTTAACTTTGTTGTCTTGGGTCTTCTCTTCAAGTACATCGAGTCTGAAGCATAGGAATTTATTCCATCGCCTTGTCTGAGAATTTCAGAACTATTTTTTAAGTCAAGTTTGAATGATATCCCTGTTGTAATGACTGTTTAGCAATACACGGGGATTTTTTGTTGATGATTTTTAGCCAAGGCCATCATTAACTATGGATTTATATTTATTTCGCCATGGGATTGCTGCGGAGCGTTCTGAGCTGATTCATGATGCGGAACGACCTCTGGTTGCCAAAGGTCAGCGTCGTACTCGGCAAGTTGCAAAGCGGTTGCGGCAAATTGGGGTACAGTTTGATGAGATTGTGACGAGTCCTTTATTGCGTGCCCAGCAGACGGCAGATATTCTTCATGAGGAAAAGCTCGGCGATCGCCCCATTTCCTTCCCGCCTCTAGCACCCACGGGATCATTTGTAGAAGGTCTTGAGTGGTTAAAGGAATGGCAAAATCGCCATCAAGAATTCGCTAATCTTGTCTGTGTTGGACATCAACCGAACCTGGGGAATTGGGCCGAACAACTTCTGTGGGGACAAATGGGCGATCGCCTCGTGGTGAAAAAAGCAGGCATTATAGGCATTCATCTCGACCGTCTGACGAAACCCGCCTCATGTCATGAACTCTTTTTGCTCACATCGCCAAAATGGCTAATATAAGGAAAAATGGGTTAGTTGAGCCACAGGCACTGAGCAGTCAGGCTTATGAAGCCATCTATTATTAAGACCAAGTACAGGTATCGCATATGACAACTGGTTGTGAATTTAAACCCGGTTTGGAAGGGATTCCTGCCGCCCAATCCAGTATCAGTTTTGTTGACGGTAAACAGGGTATCCTTGAATATCGGGGCATCCGCATCGAAGAACTTGCCAAAAAAAGCTCTTTCCTAGAAGTTGCTTACCTCCTCATCTGGAACAAATTACCGACCGACAGCGAGCTTGAACAATTTAAGTCTGATATTTTGAACCATCGACGGATTAAGTACCGGATTAGGGACATGATGAAATGTTTTCCTGAGACGGGACATCCGATGGATGCACTCCAAACCTCTGCGGCGGCTTTAGGTTTATTTTATTCGAGACGTGCCCTTGATAAACCCGACTATATTTACGATGCAGTCGTTCGTCTACTGGCAAAGATTCCGACCATGGTCGCTGCATTTAACCTCATGCGCGAGGGAAACGATCCAGTGCAGCCAAATGACAGTTTGGACTATGCGGCAAATTTTCTGTACATGATGACAGAGAAACGTCCCCATGACTATCAATCAAAAATTTTTGATACTTGTCTAACGCTCCATGCGGAACACACGATGAATGCCTCGACATTCTCCGCGATGGTGACAGCCTCGACATTAACTGATCCTTATGCGGTAATGGCTTCGGCTGTGGGCACATTAGCAGGGCCGCTTCATGGTGGTGCGAATGAAGAAGTGTTACTGATGCTCGAACAGATTGGCTCCATTGATAATGTGCAGTCCTATGTCGATGAATGTGTGGCAAATAAGCAAAAAATTATGGGCTTTGGTCACCGTGTTTATAAGGTGAAAGATCCCCGCGCGGTCATTCTGCAAGGTTTAGCAGAGCAGTTGTTTGAGCTAGAGGGTGAAGATCCTTACTACAAAGTTGCTTTAGAGCTCGAAAAAGTTGTTGAGGCGAAATACGGTCAAAAGGGTATTTATGCCAATGTCGATTTCTACTCTGGTTTGGTGTACCGGAAATTAGGAATTCCGAGTGATTTATTTACGCCTTTGTTTGCGATCGCCCGAGTAGCTGGTTGGTTAGCGCACTGGAAAGAGCAGCTTGGTGTGAATCGTATTTTCCGTCCCACGCAGCAATATACGGGTGTCCATGATCAGCCCTATATTCCTCTAGAAGAGCGGATGTAAGCTGATGAAGAACGGTGTTTCTTTTCAGTGGGTTGCGGCTGTCGCTCTAGTTGGAAGTCTTTGGGGTTGTGCTGGAAGTATGAGTCCTCCTGATTCTTCTTTGGCGATCGCCCCTAATGAGCAATGGCAAATTTTGCAGAATGAAGGCATTCAGCTAGAAATTCCACCAGGGTTTGTGGCGGGTGTGCCTGGACTCCAGCTGGAAGAGTTACAGGCAAGTTTGGTTGCTGGAGGATTTGATGATCGTACAGATTGGTTAGCGCAAAACGCAGAAAAGATTGATTTGTTAGCGTTTCAGAAAAGTGGCGATCAACTTGCGACCCTTAATGTTGTTCGTGCTGGGCGATCGCCAGAAGAAACATTAGAAAACTATTTAGATCAACAGGTCTCAAGGCTCGAAGCAGCAGGGATTGTGGTTGAGTCACAGATAGTTGAGAGAGACGGCAAGGTTGGAGAGTTGCGTCTGACTGGAACAGACCAACAGCAAATAATTTATGTCTATCCCAGCACTGAAGACTTTTGGGTTCTCACCTATAGTGGTGGTGAGTCGCTCGCAGAAAACACAATTGAGCGCATCAGTTATAGCGTCGAGATTCTCACTGAGTCAGAATAAATTGTGAAATTAGGTCAAGTCATCATCGCCTATAAGGCAGGCAATAGCCTCGCAAAAACATGGGCGCAACGATGTGCATTGGAGCTTGAAGCCCTTGACTGTAAGGTTTTGATGGGGCCGAGTGGTTTCAAAGATAATCCCTATCCTGTTTTTCTGGCCTCTGTCACCAAACCCATTGATCTCGCAATTGTGCTCGGTGGTGATGGCACTGTGTTGGCCGCAGCGCGACATTTATCCGTTGAAGGGATTCCCATTTTGGCGGTGAATGTGGGTGGGCATTTGGGTTTTTTAACGGAGCCAATTGAGCAAATTCAAGATAGTGAAAAGCTTTGGGAACGCTTACAAACTGATGTGTATGCTGTACAGCAACGGATGATGCTCGAAGCGTCAATTTGCGAAGGCGATCGCCACGACCCTGAGATTGTTAGTGAGCCATATTTTGCATTGAATGAAATGTGTGTAAAACCGGCTGCCGTAGACCGGATGCCCACAGCGGTATTCGAGATGGAAGCGGATAATACCATCGTTGACCAATATCATGGTGATGGTTTATTAGTGGCTACTTCGACTGGTTCAACTTGTTATACAGCCTCTGCTAATGGCCCGATTATGCACCCTGGTTTGGAGGCGATCGCCGTCACACCAATTTGTCCGTTGAGCTTATCCAGTCGGCCGATTGTGTTACCTGCGGGAACAAGCGTCGATATTTGGCCATTGGGTCCCTATGAACTGAATAATAAATTATGGGCTGATGGGTCATTGGGTACATCGATTTGGCCAGGGCAGTGGGTCAATATTCGTAAAGCGCGCTGCTATTGCAAATTTATTGTGCTGCGAAAAAGCTATTCTTTTTACCGGACTATCCGTGAAAAGCTTCAATGGCAAGGATCTCGCATTCACCACAATGCAAATGACCATAATTAATCGCAAAAAATCTTCCAACAGAAATTCCCCTTAAGTCGATAGAATCGGCAACATGGGAAAAAAACGGTCACTCTTCATTTATTTGGGTCTCTCCTTAGCCGTAATTTGGGGACTCTCCGGTCTGCTGTCGACTTTTTTTGCAGAAAAATTTTGGTTCGATGAAATCGGCTACCAAACCGTTTTCGTGAAACAAGTGTTTACTCGACTGGGCTTATGGAGCTTAGGTTTTGTCAGTTCTCTCGGTTTTCTCTGGGTCAATTATCGAGTGGTTGATCGTCAGGACTGGAAAGAGCGACCGGATCAATCGGGAGATGATCGTCTCGAAAATGTTCCCCGTCTCCCGATGAAATGGTGGCAACGAATCCTGCCGCAACCGATTCCCTACCACACAAAAATTCCTGAGTCTCCCACAATTGGCTTCCGTTGGCTACTGTTGTTGATGCTGGGTTTTGGGCTACTGATTGTCTTGATTTTGTTCCATTATGGCTCTGTCGTTTGGGAAACGAGACAACTCGATTTGAGTTTGCCACTGATTACACCAGCATTGCCCGACCCCTTGGCTCTCGTTTCTGTTCGGTCAATTTTTACGATGCTCGAACAGCAATTTTGGCGCATTGGGATTGCAGGGTTTTTATTTGCGATGATGCTCTGGCGGCGGTGGTGGGCTTTGCGGGCGATCGCCGTAATTCTGAGCCTCTGTTTTGGTATTGTCCTTTCTAGTAATTGGGTACGGGTGCTCCAAGGGTGGTCGGCGACTCCATTTGGACAAGTAGACCCAATTTATGGGCAAGACATTAGTTTTTTTGTGTTTACTCTGCCCCTATGGCAAATCCTCGATTTTTGGTTTGAGGGATTATTTCTCTACAGTCTGATCAGTGTCACCCTCAGTTATCTGCTTTCTGGTAATAGCTTTTCCCAGGGCAAATTCCCTGGTTTTAGTCCCGCCCAACTGCGCCATCTGAATTTCCTCTCAGGTCTCTTATTTTTAGCGGTGGCTGGTCGCCATTGGCTGATGCGCTATGAGTTGCTCTACTCCAAACTCGGGGTGGTTTACGGTGCCAGCTATACCAATATCAAGGTTGAACAGCATACCGAAGAGATCCTCACGCTGATGGCTGTGGCGATCGCCGTGTGGTGTTTGGTGCAATTTTGGCGTTACCCTTACCGCCGAACTGTGTCGATCCGTCGTCGACAACCTCAAGTCTTAAAAGGTGTGGTTCTCTATATCTGTGTGATGGTCGCGGCACTTTTGTTGAAAACCGGTACCCAGCAATTGATAGTGCAGCCAAACGAATTGGTACGGGAAATCCCTTACCTCGAACATAGTATTAAATATACTCGCGATGCCTTTGGCCTAGATCAGATCGAATCCAAAACCTTTAATCCCGAAGGCCAACTCACTGCTGCCGATATCGATAAAAATCACCTCACCATCGATAATATTCGGCTTTGGGATACTCGCCCTGTTCTCCAAACCAACCGTCAATTGCAACAAATTCGACTGTATTATCGTTTTTCTGACGCAGATATTGATCGCTACACTCTCCGTTTAGAACCAGAGATGCCTCTTGCTAAAGAACAATTGATTATGGCGCCCCGCGAACTCGATTATGAGGCGGTGCCAGAGCAAGCAAAAACTTGGGTAAATGAACATCTCGTTTATACCCATGGTTATGGTTTTACCGTTAGTCCGGTGAACAAAGCGGAAGAGACAGGCTTGCCGCAATATTATGTGCAGGATATTGGGGTTGGTGAGGATGCAGAAGCTGGAAATTTAACGACTCTCACGCCGGAAATCCGTGATGCGATTCCCATCGGACAGCCACGTATTTATTACGGTGAGCTGACAAATACGTATGTGATGACTTCCACGAAGCTCCAAGAATTGGATTATCCGAGTGGTGAAGATAATCGTTACAACACCTATGATGGCAAGGGCGGCATTACGTTTGGCAATCCGTTTAAACGCCTTTTATTTGCGCGCTATCTCAAGGATTGGCGGATTTTATTCTCAAATGATCTAATCCCAGATACTAAGTTGCTCATGCGTCGCAATATTAATGAGCGGGTACGGGCGATCGCCCCATTTTTGTATTTTGACCGTGATCCCTACCTGGTGAGTGCAGATGTAGGAGAGACCAATAAACTGGGCGACAAAAATTATTTGTACTGGATTCTCGATGCTTACACCACAAGTGATCATTATCCCTATTCAGATCCGGGGGAGAACCGTTTTAATTACATTCGCAACTCAGTCAAAGTTGTAATCAATGCTTATAACGGCAACGTGAATTTCTATGTGGCGGATGCGAGCGATCCGATGATTCGCACTTGGCAAAAAGTCTTTCCGAGTCTCTATCGACCTCTTGCTGATTTACCGGAAGCATTGCGTGATCATTTGCGCTATCCCAAGGATCTCTTTAGCGTTCAGTCGGAAAGACTTCTCACTTATCACATGCGCGATCCACAGGTTTTCTATAACCGCGAGGATCAATGGGAGATCCCCAAAGAAACCTATGGTAATGAATCTCAGGCTATTTCTCCCTATTACCTGATTATGCGTTTGCCAACCGCAGAATCGGAAGAATTTATTCTGTTGCATCCCTACACACCCACCAGTCGTCCAAACTTGATTGCATGGTTAGCGGGACGTTCTGACGGTGATCAATATGGAAAATTATTGCTCTACCAATTCCCAAAACAAAAGCTGATTTATGGCCCTGATCAAATCGAAGCACTGATTAAACAAGACCCGATTATCTCTCAACAAATATCTCTTTGGGATCGAGAAGGTTCGAGAGCTGTACAGGGAAATTTACTTGTGATTCCGATTGAGCAATCGCTACTTTATGTAGAACCTTTATACCTTGAAGCAGATGAGAATAGTGTGCCAACTTTAGCGCGCGTTATCGTCGTTTATGACAATCAAATTGTGATGGAAAAAACACTCCAAGAAGCACTCAATGTCGTTTTCCGGGATGCTGGAGATGATGTGCCTGCAGCTACTATTCCCAGCACAATTGACCCGAATGCTTTTCTTTAAATCTGTCGAGAACATAAATTCAAGAAAAAATGAGTAAGCCTGAGTATTTCCTACTATGCAGCCTGATTCGACTTAGTAGCGAAGGTTAAACTGTAGAAATAAGGCTTTTTCTCCTCAAAAATTCATCAATACAGTAGACATTATGCGAGAAACTATCGCTGTCATTTTCGATTTTGACGATACCCTTGCGCCAGATAGTACTTCAGGTTTATTACAGAAATTAGGGGTGGATGTTGAACTGTTTTGGCGTGATGAAGTCGAACCATTGATTCGTGATGACTGGGATCCAGTGCCAGCCTATCTTGTGAAAATGATCCAAAAATCTCGCAATGGTGAAGTCCCCACAATCACAAAAAAAGTATTGCAAGATTGGGGGAAAGAATTACCGCTTCATACTGGAGTGAACTCTATTTTTCAGCGGATTCGTGACCACGCGAAAAAGATTAACCCACGTCTTTCTATTGAGTTTTATTTGATTAGTAGTGGCATCGAAGATGTCCTTCATCACACAGAAATTGCCCATGAATTCCATGATATTTGGGCGTCAAATTTTTCCTATGACGAAAACGAGGCGATCGCCTACCCGAAGAAAGTGGTGAGCTTTACCGATAAAACTCGTTATATTTTTCACATTAAAAAAGGCTTATCGGCGGATGCGGTGCGAGGCAAACCCTTTGAAGTTAATCGAAAAATACCTTCGGGGCGATCGCGTATCCCTTTGAATCAAATGATTTTTGTGGGGGATGGCTATACCGATATTCCTTGTTTTTCTCTCGTGCGAAAAGGTGGAGGGATTGCGATAGGAGTTTACGATAATGAACGGCGCGATCGCTGGGGAAGGGCATGGGGTTTTGTGGAAGATGGTCGTGTCTCAAATCTTGTCCCGGCAAACTTTGAGGAAAAACGTGCTTTATCTAATTCGCTGCTAATGGCAGTGGAAAGCCTTGCCCAAAAGATTTCGCTTCAGGGCAATATTTACCAAGGCTAGAGTCTCAGAATTAGGCATCAAAATTTAAGCAATCTGACATACATCTTTGAGAGTATCGACAAAGGTTGGGTAGGAAATCGATGCAGCTTCAGCTCGATGAATCTTAGTTTCACTCTTCGCATTCAGCGCGGCGATCGCCAAACTCATGGCAATGCGGTGGTCGGTATAACTATCCATTTCTGCACCATTTAATGTGGCACCACCCGTAATTTCTAAACCATCGGGATGCTCGATAATATTTGCGCCCATCTTGCCGAGTTCTGCTGCCATTACTGCGAGGCGATCGCTCTCCTTTACCCTTAGCTCTTCGGCATCTTTGATAATTGTGGTTCCCTCTGCAAAGCAAGCCGCCACTGCCAAAATTGGTACTTCATCAATTAGACGCGGAATAATTTCGCCACCAATAGTGCAACCTTTAAGTTGAGAATATTTCACCCGCAAATCTGCCACAGGTTCACCTGCTACTTCACGAGAATTCTCAAGAGTCATATCTGCCCCCATCAATTGCATCGCTTCGATAATGCCTGTACGAGTTGGGTTAACGCCGACATTTTGAATCAGTAAATCTGAATCAGGCACGATTGCTGACGCTACCATCCAGAATGCCGCTGAACTAATATCTCCCGGCACAACCACCTTTTGGCCAACTAATGTTGGATGAGGCTCAAGCGTCACGCTATTCGTTTCGGAGTCAATCTCTAAATTTGCGCCAAATGCCCGCAACATTCTTTCACTATGATCGCGAGAAAGAGCAGGCTCCGTTACTGTTGTTTTGCCTTCTGCCAACAAACCTGCTAATAAAACACATGATTTCACCTGGGCTGAGGCTATAGGCGAATGGTAATGAATTCCTTTAAGTTGCGTACCTTTAATACCGAGGGGAGCGAGTGACCCACCTTTCTTTCCCCAAATCTGAGCGCCCATCTCTTGTAAAGGTTTAACCACACGGGACATGGGCCGGGATCGTAATGAGCCATCACCAGTGACCGCAAAGAATCGATCCGAGGATGAAGCTAGTAAACCCATCATTAACCGCATCGTTGTCCCGGAATTTCCGGCATCTAATACATTGTCCGGTTCCTGAAGATTACCTAAACCCACGCCTTTTACTCGTACTTCCGTGGAATTGAGCTCTGAAATTTCTGCACCCATCGCTGAAAAACAAGCTGCTGTACTCCGAGGATCTTCTCCTAAAAGTAATCCTTCGATGACTGTCTCCCCTTCGGCGATCGCCCCCAACATGAGTGCACGGTGAGAAATCGATTTATCACCAGGAATAGTGACTGTTCCTTGAAGGCTCAAGCCAGACTGAGGCGGTGTAATTACAAGCTGCTGATGGGAAGAAACTTCGTCGAGACGGATCATGTTGGCCTTGTACTGAAATGAGCGATGTCATATTACCGAATTTCACCAAGTATTGACTATTCACGATGATAAATATTGTGATCTCACAACACTTTTCGTTGAGTACAAACACTCAAATGAACTCAAAAGTTAAAATCTCATGACTTAAAAAATGTCTGAAATGAAGGTTTTGCGTTGAATGTCAGGGATATATGATAATTGGGAGATCCATGACTCTCGTTCTTTGTTACAACATTTGTAAGCAGGCGATCGCCGTGCGTCGAAGTCAAACTATGCGTCATCGACATTCAATCCGAAGCGCAACGGAGGAGCAACCAAATGACCATCGCAAATAGCAATGGATTCGAAGATAACTTCGAAGAAATGACCCTAAGGCAGCTACGTAAAGTAGCAAGCAAGCTTGGCATTAGTCGCTATAGCCGCATGCGTAAGGATCAACTTCTTGCAGAAGTTAAACAAAAAGCGAACTACACGAGCCCTAGCCCAGTAGCCGCGAAAGCAATCACAGAAGAAACTGTTAATCCCGTTAATCGTGAAGAGGAGGAAACCCTAGTGGAAGCCGCAAAATTTGAGCTTGGTCAAGACAATCCTGTTGAAACAGATTTAGCAACAGCTGATGAAGATCTTGGTGATCTTCCTGGTGGTTATGGTCAAAGCCGCATCGTTTTGCTTCCCCGTGACCCTCAATGGGCTTACGCTTACTGGGACATCCCCAACGATCACAAGCAATACCTCCGCAATCAAGGTGGTCAACAAATCGCATTGCGCCTCTATGACGTAACCGACATTGACATTAACCATCAATCGCCCCACAACGTGCAGGAATATCTCTGTGATGAGATGGCTCGTGAATGGTATTTCCCCATCCCCGTGAGTGATCGCGATTACATTCTTGATATTGGTTACCGCTGTGCTGATGGCCGCTGGTTAAGCCTTGCGAAATCTACAACTATCCGTGTACCGCCCGTTTACCCCAGTGACTGGGTAGAAGACGTTTTTGTCACCGTAAATTGGGACGAAGATCTTAAAGGCAAGACGGTTTACAATCTCGTTCCCCCTGCGAAGAAGCAAGCTGAGGAAGCAGCGGCAGCAGCGGCAGCATCCAAGAAAAACGCTATCTACGACGAAATCTTTGGTGATATGTCGTCTCTCGAAGGACGTCACATAGCAGGTTCGATGCAGCATGTTGCTGGTTCTGTTCCTCCCCAAGAATCCATCAGTTCCTATGTCTTCCCTTCTGGCATGGGTATGTGGGCTGTGCCAAACGTTTCTGGTCTCAGCAACGTCTCTGGTCTCAATATGTCTGGTGCTGGTTTTGCGTCTATGCCTCCTGCACGTCCCCGGAAGTTCTGGTTGGTTGCAGATGCTGAACTCATCGTTTACGGTGCGACTGAGCCTGATGCAGAAGTCACAATTGGTGGTCAGCCTATTAAGCTCAACCCCGATGGTACTTTCCGCTTCCAAATGTCTTTCCAAGACGGCAACATCGATTACCCAATCGTTGCAGTGGCGGCAGATGGTGAGCAAACTCGTTCTATCCACATGACCTTCGACAGAGAAACACCTTCTCGCAATACCAATACGAAGGAAGAAGCAATGGATGAGTGGTTTGTATAAAATCTCAAAGGTCTAAATTTTAATTAAAAAGGTCTATTTTCTCCTCAGTTCTCTGGGGAGTTTTTTTTGACTACAGATACGATGATGGATAAGTCGTAAGCAATATTGAGTGGGATTTTTGGATGATGGGCGATCGCCTCTTTTTTGATAGAAAACAAACTTTTTTTGACCGCTGGGCCCCAAACTACGACATCATTTTCACGACACCGTTTTATCAGGCTGTCCACAAAAGAATGTTGGAATATACTGATTTTCCAGTGGATGGTCATGTTCTCGATCTGGGATGTGGCACAGGGAAATTATTTAAACGGTTGGGTAAGCTTTATCCGGAGTTGACGGGAGTGGGTCTCGATTTATCGCCTGAGATGTTGCGGCAAGCGAGAGAGAAAAATCTGTGGGGCGATCGCCTAACCTTCAAACAAGGCAACGCAGAATCCCAACCCTTTGAAGAGAATACGTTTGATGCAGCTTTCAATACTATTAGCTTTCTCCACTATCCAAATCCTCAAAAGGTCTTAGAAGAAATCGCCCGTGTTCTTAAACCTGGTGGCAAATTCTATTTAGCGGACTATGCCAAAGGTGAATTATTTCAAGGCA from [Leptolyngbya] sp. PCC 7376 includes:
- a CDS encoding citrate synthase; translation: MTTGCEFKPGLEGIPAAQSSISFVDGKQGILEYRGIRIEELAKKSSFLEVAYLLIWNKLPTDSELEQFKSDILNHRRIKYRIRDMMKCFPETGHPMDALQTSAAALGLFYSRRALDKPDYIYDAVVRLLAKIPTMVAAFNLMREGNDPVQPNDSLDYAANFLYMMTEKRPHDYQSKIFDTCLTLHAEHTMNASTFSAMVTASTLTDPYAVMASAVGTLAGPLHGGANEEVLLMLEQIGSIDNVQSYVDECVANKQKIMGFGHRVYKVKDPRAVILQGLAEQLFELEGEDPYYKVALELEKVVEAKYGQKGIYANVDFYSGLVYRKLGIPSDLFTPLFAIARVAGWLAHWKEQLGVNRIFRPTQQYTGVHDQPYIPLEERM
- the psb32 gene encoding photosystem II repair protein Psb32, translating into MMSQTKTTKKWKQVGLWLASMVLAFGGWVLPAHATGVYDIPYATPEQPIWLVDQADSISRANDSRLNRELEELAASTGKGLHLVAIRRLDYGQTMSEFAEKVFAKWFPDAADGADEMVITLDVLTNNVAIALGENLKTDFSSEIIKSIGEQTVGYPLRNSAYNQALLDAKARVGTIFAGQEDPGPPQIAEINVESTFTKAEDTKTTSSTIWLIVLLVLATAIPMGTYWWYVR
- the sixA gene encoding phosphohistidine phosphatase SixA, whose translation is MDLYLFRHGIAAERSELIHDAERPLVAKGQRRTRQVAKRLRQIGVQFDEIVTSPLLRAQQTADILHEEKLGDRPISFPPLAPTGSFVEGLEWLKEWQNRHQEFANLVCVGHQPNLGNWAEQLLWGQMGDRLVVKKAGIIGIHLDRLTKPASCHELFLLTSPKWLI
- a CDS encoding photosystem I reaction center subunit XI, whose amino-acid sequence is MDVITHGGDPQVGNLATPVNASAFTKAFLNNLPAYRKGLSAQRRGLEIGMAHGFFVYGPFAVLGPLRDSDYASIAGLLAAVGLVSILTVALSLYGSAGVSTPAATLTNPNPPEDLGTDSGWSEFASSFLLGGCGGAFFAYFLCGTPFVEPLVQIASGVWSS
- a CDS encoding photosystem I reaction center subunit VIII; amino-acid sequence: MTGTYAASFLPAMMVPMMAVLNFVVLGLLFKYIESEA
- a CDS encoding NAD(+) kinase, yielding MKLGQVIIAYKAGNSLAKTWAQRCALELEALDCKVLMGPSGFKDNPYPVFLASVTKPIDLAIVLGGDGTVLAAARHLSVEGIPILAVNVGGHLGFLTEPIEQIQDSEKLWERLQTDVYAVQQRMMLEASICEGDRHDPEIVSEPYFALNEMCVKPAAVDRMPTAVFEMEADNTIVDQYHGDGLLVATSTGSTCYTASANGPIMHPGLEAIAVTPICPLSLSSRPIVLPAGTSVDIWPLGPYELNNKLWADGSLGTSIWPGQWVNIRKARCYCKFIVLRKSYSFYRTIREKLQWQGSRIHHNANDHN